In Halopseudomonas xinjiangensis, a single genomic region encodes these proteins:
- a CDS encoding [protein-PII] uridylyltransferase translates to MDTELFDPGQFQAELALKSSPIAAFKKAIAQADSVLQARFTGGRDIHKLIHDRAWFIDQILSQAWNRLACASDPGIALLAVGGYGRGELHPHSDIDLLILLREGNADSYRDSIEQFLMLLWDIGLEVGQSVRSVEDCAQEARADITVITNLMESRTLAGAESLRQAMMQAISSEHMWSDAEFFRAKRAEQQARHAKFNDTEYNLEPNVKSSPGGLRDIQTIGWVALRHFGTNDLRELVDQGFLNEPEYNILASGRAYLWKVRFALHTLAGRAEDRLLFDHQRTLAQLLGYEDSDAKLAVERFMQKYYRVVMSLSELNDLLMQHFEEILLRNAEAADIRPLNARFRVRNHYIEVTHPQVFKRTPFALLEIFVLMAQNPEIRGVRADSIRLLRDHRHLIDDKFRSDIRNTSLFIELLRCQEGIHRNLRRMNRYGILGRYLPEFGKIVGQMQHDLFHIYTVDAHTLNLIKHLRKLGRPDYQEKYPLAWRIFCRLPKPDLLYIAGLYHDIAKGRGGDHSELGKVDAEAFCQRHQLPAWDSHLVGWLVENHLLMSTTAQRKDISDPDVIHDFAVKMGNQVRLDYLYVLTIADINATNPTLWNSWRASLLRQLYTETKRALRRGLENPPDREEQIRQTQQAAVDILVRAGVDEDDAEALWSELGEDYFLRHTASDVAWHTEAIAQHPNRNGPLVLMRETAQREFEGATQIFIYTPEQNDLFAVTAAAMDQLNLNIQDARIITSTSRFSLDTYIVLDADGGSIGDNPERIRQIKHGLIEALSEPDDYPSIIQRRVPRQLKHFAFDPEVTIFNDHSGQHTILELSAPDRPGLLARMGKIFLDFEISVQNAKIVTLGERVDDVFVLTDSNNQPLSDPQLCQRLQSTIIKTLGSSAQRTDNSPPSQIAIGP, encoded by the coding sequence GTGGATACCGAACTGTTCGATCCAGGTCAGTTTCAAGCTGAACTGGCACTGAAAAGCAGCCCCATCGCTGCTTTCAAGAAAGCCATCGCTCAGGCGGATTCCGTCCTGCAGGCGCGCTTTACCGGCGGAAGGGATATCCACAAGCTTATCCATGATCGTGCCTGGTTCATCGATCAGATTCTCTCGCAGGCCTGGAACCGCCTCGCCTGCGCATCGGATCCGGGCATCGCGCTGCTCGCCGTGGGCGGCTACGGCCGTGGCGAACTGCACCCGCATTCTGATATCGACCTGCTGATTCTGCTGCGCGAAGGCAATGCCGACAGCTATCGCGATTCGATCGAGCAGTTTCTCATGCTGCTTTGGGATATCGGTCTGGAGGTCGGACAGAGCGTTCGATCGGTAGAAGACTGTGCGCAGGAAGCGCGGGCCGACATCACCGTCATCACCAACCTGATGGAATCGCGCACTCTGGCCGGTGCCGAATCGCTACGCCAGGCGATGATGCAGGCGATCAGCTCAGAGCACATGTGGAGCGATGCCGAATTCTTCCGCGCCAAGCGCGCCGAGCAGCAGGCCCGCCATGCCAAGTTCAACGACACCGAGTACAACCTCGAGCCGAACGTGAAAAGCTCCCCGGGCGGGCTGCGTGACATCCAGACCATCGGCTGGGTGGCGCTGCGGCACTTCGGCACCAACGATCTGCGCGAACTGGTCGACCAGGGCTTTCTCAACGAGCCCGAGTACAACATCCTCGCGTCGGGACGCGCCTATCTGTGGAAGGTTCGTTTCGCCCTGCACACGCTGGCCGGTCGCGCCGAGGATCGCCTGCTGTTCGATCACCAGCGTACCCTGGCACAACTGCTCGGCTATGAAGACAGCGACGCCAAGCTCGCCGTCGAGCGCTTCATGCAGAAATATTATCGTGTGGTGATGTCGCTCTCCGAACTCAACGACTTGCTGATGCAGCATTTCGAAGAGATCCTCCTGCGCAACGCAGAGGCAGCAGACATCCGTCCGTTGAACGCCCGCTTCCGGGTACGCAATCACTACATCGAAGTGACCCACCCGCAGGTATTCAAGCGCACGCCCTTCGCCTTGTTGGAAATTTTCGTGCTGATGGCACAGAACCCGGAGATCCGTGGCGTGCGCGCCGACAGCATCCGGCTATTGCGCGACCATCGCCACCTGATCGACGACAAGTTCCGCAGTGACATCCGCAACACCAGCCTGTTCATCGAGCTGCTGCGCTGCCAGGAAGGCATTCACCGTAATCTGCGGCGCATGAACCGTTACGGCATACTCGGTCGCTATCTGCCGGAGTTCGGCAAGATTGTCGGCCAGATGCAGCACGACCTCTTCCATATCTATACGGTCGATGCGCACACGCTCAACCTGATCAAGCACCTGCGCAAGCTGGGGCGCCCGGATTACCAGGAGAAGTATCCGCTGGCCTGGCGGATCTTCTGTCGTCTGCCCAAGCCAGACCTGCTGTATATCGCCGGGCTGTACCACGACATTGCCAAGGGCCGCGGCGGCGATCATTCCGAACTCGGAAAGGTGGATGCGGAAGCCTTCTGCCAACGGCATCAGTTGCCTGCCTGGGATTCGCATCTGGTCGGCTGGCTGGTGGAAAATCATCTGTTGATGTCCACCACCGCACAGCGCAAGGACATATCCGATCCCGACGTCATCCACGACTTCGCGGTGAAGATGGGCAATCAGGTGCGCCTGGATTATCTCTATGTGCTGACCATCGCCGACATCAACGCGACCAACCCGACGCTATGGAACAGCTGGCGTGCCTCGCTGCTGCGCCAGCTGTACACCGAAACCAAGCGGGCGCTGCGCCGCGGACTGGAGAACCCGCCGGACCGCGAGGAGCAGATTCGTCAAACGCAGCAGGCGGCCGTGGATATCCTGGTTCGTGCCGGCGTCGACGAAGATGATGCCGAAGCTCTGTGGTCCGAGCTGGGCGAAGACTATTTCCTGCGTCACACCGCCAGCGATGTCGCCTGGCATACCGAAGCCATCGCGCAGCATCCAAACCGAAACGGGCCCTTGGTTCTGATGCGGGAAACCGCACAACGCGAGTTCGAAGGCGCTACGCAGATATTCATTTACACGCCCGAGCAGAACGACCTGTTCGCCGTAACCGCCGCAGCGATGGATCAGCTCAACCTGAACATTCAGGACGCGCGGATCATCACGTCGACCAGCCGTTTCAGCCTGGATACCTATATCGTCCTCGACGCGGATGGCGGCTCCATTGGTGACAACCCCGAGCGCATTCGCCAGATCAAGCACGGCCTGATCGAGGCGCTGTCGGAACCGGATGATTATCCATCGATCATTCAGCGCCGCGTCCCGCGCCAGTTGAAACATTTCGCCTTCGACCCGGAGGTAACCATCTTCAATGATCACAGCGGTCAGCATACGATTCTCGAGCTGTCTGCGCCGGACCGGCCCGGCCTGCTGGCGCGCATGGGCAAGATCTTTCTGGACTTCGAAATCAGCGTTCAGAACGCCAAGATCGTCACGCTGGGCGAGCGCGTGGATGACGTCTTCGTACTCACCGACTCGAATAACCAGCCATTGTCCGATCCACAATTGTGCCAGCGACTGCAGAGCACCATCATCAAGACGCTAGGCTCCAGCGCCCAGCGAACCGACAACAGCCCGCCGTCGCAGATAGCCATCGGCCCCTGA